The following are encoded in a window of Periplaneta americana isolate PAMFEO1 chromosome 13, P.americana_PAMFEO1_priV1, whole genome shotgun sequence genomic DNA:
- the galla-2 gene encoding MIP18 family protein galla-2, with protein sequence MLVSDMNRLENVDPKLYKKCSDRKITPEEEDDDIIDPFDSREVYDIIRNIYDPEHPLTLEELNVVEQSLIEVDNAHNVIRVNFTPTIPHCSLATLIGLAIRVKLLRCLPTRFKVTVEITPGTHSSEHEINKQLADKERVAAAIENSHLIEVINQCITPQ encoded by the coding sequence ATGCTGGTATCTGATATGAATAGGTTAGAAAATGTTGATCCTAAACTTTACAAGAAGTGTTCAGATAGAAAAATTACTCCGGAGGAAGAAGATGACGATATAATTGACCCATTTGATTCTAGGGAAGTGTATGATATTATTAGGAACATTTACGATCCTGAGCATCCATTAACATTAGAAGAGTTGAATGTTGTGGAACAAAGTCTAATCGAGGTGGATAATGCACACAATGTGATACGAGTGAATTTCACCCCTACCATTCCCCACTGTAGCTTGGCCACATTAATAGGTCTAGCAATTCGAGTGAAGTTGCTGCGTTGTCTGCCAACACGATTCAAGGTAACTGTGGAAATTACTCCTGGGACACACAGTTCAGAACACGAAATCAACAAGCAGCTAGCAGACAAAGAACGTGTTGCGGCTGCAATTGAAAACTCCCACCTAATCGAGGTTATAAATCAGTGCATAACACCACAGTGA